From the Candidatus Bathyarchaeota archaeon genome, one window contains:
- a CDS encoding phenylalanine--tRNA ligase subunit alpha, which yields MVDLRENEVRILTALAELGGKVSVEQLMAKCELSDAAVMRSALILQENNLAQIHANPQTKLKLTSEGTLHAQNGLPERRIIKAVLESGGNATLEQAAEKVGLEQQFAKIALGWTQRKKWATFDSKTSTLQVTVDPEEGTDEKLLKLLCSQEETDLNQLDPAMQSAVEALKKRKALTVEEKTQRTLEITSEGKTALETGAINLAAGQKEITQLTPELIIKGEWKNAKFQTYNIQAPVARIWPGKKHPYLSFLDEVREKLVQLGFNEMVGTSVELSFFNFDALYTPQDHPARELDGIYRIKQPEHGDISAYTEAVQRVKQTHENGGDTGSIGWGSTYTTQEAQRLILRGHGTCLSARTLLTKNPKIPSKHFSIARVYRPEVVDKTHLSEFNQVEGIVIDENLTLKDLLGVLGKFAKEIAGADKIRFRPDYFPFTEPSVELSAYKKGYGWIEFGGSGIFRPEVTQPLGIKTPVIAWGLGVDRLFMMRAGVEDIRSIFSQDLDWLRKKQVA from the coding sequence ATGGTGGATCTTAGGGAAAACGAAGTTCGGATACTTACGGCTCTTGCAGAGTTGGGCGGCAAGGTTTCTGTGGAGCAGCTTATGGCGAAATGTGAGCTTTCAGATGCCGCGGTTATGCGTTCAGCATTAATTTTACAGGAAAACAACCTTGCACAAATCCACGCCAACCCCCAAACCAAACTTAAACTAACCAGCGAAGGCACCCTCCACGCACAAAACGGCTTACCCGAACGCCGCATAATCAAAGCTGTCCTTGAGTCAGGCGGCAACGCAACACTTGAGCAGGCTGCAGAGAAGGTGGGGCTGGAGCAGCAGTTTGCCAAAATCGCTTTAGGTTGGACGCAACGCAAAAAATGGGCAACCTTTGACTCGAAGACCTCAACGTTGCAGGTAACGGTCGACCCCGAAGAGGGCACCGACGAAAAACTCCTCAAGTTACTGTGCAGCCAAGAGGAAACCGACCTGAATCAGCTTGACCCCGCAATGCAGTCAGCTGTTGAGGCGCTAAAAAAGCGCAAAGCCTTAACCGTAGAAGAGAAAACCCAACGCACCCTCGAAATCACCTCTGAAGGCAAAACCGCCCTCGAAACAGGTGCCATAAACTTGGCGGCAGGGCAAAAAGAAATCACCCAGCTGACCCCCGAGCTTATCATCAAAGGCGAATGGAAAAACGCCAAATTCCAAACTTACAACATCCAAGCGCCCGTAGCACGAATCTGGCCTGGCAAGAAGCATCCGTACCTGAGCTTTTTAGATGAGGTTCGCGAGAAACTGGTGCAGCTTGGCTTCAACGAAATGGTCGGCACCAGCGTGGAGCTATCATTCTTCAATTTCGACGCACTCTACACGCCGCAGGATCATCCCGCCCGCGAATTAGACGGCATTTACCGCATTAAGCAGCCTGAGCATGGCGACATTTCAGCGTACACGGAGGCGGTGCAGCGGGTCAAGCAGACCCATGAGAACGGCGGCGACACAGGGTCAATTGGCTGGGGCTCCACATACACTACACAAGAAGCGCAGCGGCTCATACTCCGTGGACACGGCACCTGCCTAAGCGCCCGCACCCTGCTAACCAAGAACCCCAAAATCCCAAGCAAACATTTCAGCATTGCCCGCGTTTACCGCCCAGAAGTTGTCGACAAGACCCATCTAAGCGAATTCAACCAAGTCGAAGGCATAGTCATCGACGAAAACCTAACGCTTAAAGACCTGCTGGGCGTGCTGGGCAAATTCGCCAAGGAAATCGCGGGCGCAGACAAAATCCGCTTCAGACCCGACTATTTCCCGTTCACTGAACCCAGCGTGGAGCTAAGCGCCTACAAAAAAGGGTACGGCTGGATAGAATTTGGCGGCTCAGGCATCTTTCGCCCCGAAGTAACCCAACCGCTGGGCATCAAAACGCCCGTAATTGCATGGGGTCTAGGCGTGGACCGTTTGTTTATGATGCGTGCGGGTGTGGAGGATATTCGCAGTATATTTAGCCAAGATTTGGATTGGCTTAGGAAAAAACAGGTGGCTTAA
- the radA gene encoding DNA repair and recombination protein RadA — MTEDAEQFDETEEVEEEEEEIEEETKPKYQFIEDIPGVGPATSKKLSDLGYHTVESLAMATIRELGPVGVSEKKAFQIIEAARSAMGINFIRADELYKMRKKVLRLTSGSKAIDRMIAGGLETQTITEFYGEYGSGKSQFCHQLCVNVQLPPERGGLGGGALYIDTENTFRLERIIQMSEHLDLDPEEAVKKIIYAEAFTSDHQMFLLENADQIIKDNNIKLIVIDSLTSHFRSEYVGREMLASRQQKLNKHMHKLTSLSRAFNAVAVVTNQVMAKPDVFFGDAIHPIGGHIVGHTSQTRIYLRKASHGPIRIARLVSSPYLPEGEEILKVTENGIEDVTEEEKASKRGR, encoded by the coding sequence ATGACTGAAGATGCAGAACAATTCGACGAAACCGAAGAAGTCGAAGAAGAGGAAGAAGAAATCGAAGAGGAAACCAAACCAAAGTACCAGTTCATTGAGGATATACCTGGTGTTGGTCCTGCTACTTCGAAGAAACTCAGTGATTTAGGCTACCACACCGTTGAGTCCTTGGCTATGGCGACCATCCGCGAATTAGGACCCGTGGGAGTTAGCGAGAAGAAGGCGTTTCAGATTATTGAAGCCGCCCGCTCGGCAATGGGCATCAATTTCATACGTGCAGACGAGCTCTACAAGATGCGCAAAAAAGTGTTGCGGCTAACGTCGGGCAGCAAAGCCATAGACCGCATGATAGCTGGGGGCTTGGAAACCCAGACCATAACCGAGTTCTACGGCGAATACGGCAGCGGCAAAAGCCAGTTCTGCCATCAGCTTTGCGTAAACGTCCAGTTACCCCCGGAACGCGGAGGTCTTGGCGGCGGCGCACTCTATATAGATACCGAGAACACTTTTCGATTAGAGCGTATCATCCAGATGTCGGAGCATTTAGATCTTGACCCTGAAGAAGCCGTCAAAAAAATCATATACGCCGAAGCATTCACCTCGGATCATCAGATGTTTTTGCTGGAAAACGCCGACCAAATCATCAAAGACAACAACATCAAGCTCATCGTAATTGACTCGCTAACGTCACATTTTCGCAGCGAATACGTAGGACGCGAAATGCTCGCATCTAGGCAACAAAAACTCAACAAACACATGCACAAACTCACGTCGCTGTCGCGCGCGTTTAACGCAGTAGCCGTAGTAACCAATCAGGTCATGGCAAAACCCGACGTGTTCTTCGGAGACGCAATACACCCAATCGGCGGGCACATTGTAGGTCACACCAGCCAAACCCGCATTTACCTGCGCAAAGCCTCGCATGGACCCATACGCATCGCACGACTCGTCTCCAGCCCGTACCTGCCTGAGGGAGAGGAAATCCTTAAAGTCACGGAAAACGGTATAGAAGATGTGACTGAGGAGGAAAAAGCCTCCAAACGTGGTCGTTAA